The genomic interval tggccggccatcatctcttctcttcttcctctttgtggtggccgaaactttctattgcttggagctcttgtggaggccggatactacttggagaagaagaagaaggaggagaggaagcttgcatctcttagagcttggttggtgtttttcttcttccttggtgaagctttcttgttttggccgaacctagctaggaggagaagaaggtgcttggtggtttctcatctcggaagatcgttgcccacacaacgtccgaggttagaagaggaatacggtagaagatcaagaggtttttctacaaggtataactagtaatttttctttccgcatcatgctagttatttatggaaataataccaaatacaagaggcttacgttctagaatttcgaatatgtttttcgaagttgtgttcttttgttttttcttttccttgtgatttgattgttctctttggctaacctaaagttattttaggaaattaaatattatctttctataaaaggttttgtctagtcggtggtggttgctcccatatccaagaaggccatgtgcctcgccacgtcagtactgggaaccaattatggaaaataatatttaatggaattaataacttaaggagacttgggtcgaacgtgttaagttccgcaggagatccaagtcaaaacctaaaagaacaaatagattaagttttggatcaaacgtgttaagttccgcaggcgatccaaaatttaatttaaaagaacacatggtagctaggaaaaggttcagacctttgtacaaaatttttgtacagtggaacctataggttttccgagtagcaaccaacacctaagttcctgcacacttagacacaggaatgAGATAactagcaggacctaacctaacttagttgatcacatcaaaacactcatggggtctaacaatctcccaattttttatgtgcatcaatccaagttcaagttagggtaaaaataaataaataataattttaagaaaaattactaaactaataatTTAAGCAAAAATTGCAATAATATAATTCGcaacataaattaaataaaaatttaaaaattttaatttacctAACTCTCTTTAAACTTgtacctaactctccccctttgatcacagcaaaaagaaTGGGGTAAAATTAATTTAGgggttaaataaaaatttctaagtaaaaattctttttcaaaaagatttgtcTAAGTCAaaatttcatgcaagaaatatttcCAAGAAAATGTTTTAAacaacttttcaaagcattatataattctaattttaatgctttactagaaagttaattaaatattttatttcgatattttggtTTTCagattgtggcgaggcactagccattcttggttattagagcaacaattactttcttagacaaaacttcataaagaaattgtaatgtttaattttttcgcTAAAAGCATTACCCTTTTTAATCCAGCATAGATCTTGGAATCCAGTAAAGGTTTCTACCTActagattaataaaaaatttagggggtatatAACTGTTGGAAACTTTTCTAAGATGTCCCTGattttttctaatataccaattcaatttttcgtaaattctaagttttgattttgggaatttattattatttttaatttttcaaattcgatttttaatttttaattttataattttaaattgtcAAATAATTCTAATGAGCATGaattttctagtttctttttcaattcaatgtttttttttctaattttgctagatctttcgtaagcactttgataaattgaaaaagattgagtaggggttagatcatgtaccttacttacctcacttggtgatgctcccccttcatcgtagcttttcTCTTTTGATTCACCCCCttgatctatgctcatctctgagtctgagtcatcttcaaagagatggttAGCCATCAATGCCACTCCTGAGAAGCCTTCGATTTCTGACTCGGAGGTTGAAGAATCGTCCTATGTAGCCTTCAAACTCTTGCGTTTAGAGGGCGTCGGTCTTCGAGActtttccttgtcctttttctttaatttggggcagtcatccttgatgtgtccttcctcgTTACAGTTGTAGAATCGGACCGTCCTTTTACGTTGATTCTTCCTTGACCGCTAtcgaaatttattagttttaaggaATTTATTGAAACATCTTACCAGTAGCGTCGCTTCGATTTTGTCGATCGACGCTTCGAAGTCGGGGtcatccttttcggcttgtaggacaatgttgaggttcgacttctctacttgtttaggctctgcaagtcgagactcgtgaagttcgaaagtagaaaataaactttctaaactacttacctcaaagtccttagagatgtagtatgcatctactaaggacgcccactccAGAGTTCtaaggaaggcgttgagcgcataccagaTAGAGTCTTGGTTCGTTACCAATTCGCCGAGAtttgtcagttgcgttatcagctccttgattctcgcttgaagttgcgctaccttctcaccattgttcatccggaggttcattAGCTGAGTCCGGAGCATGTCCCGCCTTGCCAATTTTACttctgaggtaccttcgtgaagctccagaaatttttcccagaggtcttggcggagtcgtagtttcctatccgacttacctcctgaggcggcagaacACTGAGCGGGTGGAATTCCGCCTTTCCATTGGCCACAAAATCtgtttgctccttcttcgtccagttgtattcttccttgtctttaggtgctgcgaaaccatatttcataataagaaggatatcaaactctattttgaaaaatacctccattttgcgtttctatatagcgaagtctccgtcgaacttcgggggatgaatgttcgcgccgacCATCattttgatctttgtgcttcagtcaaCGGTCAGTCCTTCTAAGGCtgtcagactctgataccacttgttggtgcagcagggccggcaagaggggggtgaattgcctgcaaaataaaagtataccctcctctattctttcaactcaaacagtgtaatagtaataaagtaaactaacataaatgaaagaaaaagactcaacaatttacttggttacaaccaagaaggttgttaatccaaggcagtagaaaaagctctaaaagatctccttctctgaaggcggagaagacttttacacactagaagctcagaactattgctagaaatgaatacagagCTGATTGCTTGATTGATCTTCATTTCCTAGCTccaaaggcctttatatagctcctggaaagtctatctccagggtccaaggcgcctccaataggggttcaaggcgcctccaatagtttGATCGGATAAAACTTTTTCTGAATCCAAATGGCAACTTTggctgggtctgaggcgcctcaaatagCCTTGGAGGCTCCTTGGACTGGTCTAAGACGCCTCCAAGctatctgaggcgcctcagacagtgcaggCTGCGGtggcgccttcaacacttcattgaaggcgccttcagctagctttccagctccttttgacttccttttggcttccgatgctctgatagcttgggtgattgtggccaaccggaatagggctcacccgaacccaattctcagTCTTTTCCTCGAGTAGACTTCCgtttcggcttctcatccctcgaacgtcgcacacgttcttctcgtccaccggtgtactctttcgcagctctctcgtccttcggacgcaccgagcccgtcggctcccttcccgtgccgtccttctcgctagctgcgtcttctgctcgacttcctgcgctcctaagttcctgtacacttagacacaggaatgAGATAACtagcaagacctaacctaacttggttgatcacatcaaaacactcacggggtccaacaacttCTATCCTAAATTTGTATGTTTCTTTAAGGAAagatgtcagagacactttatgaTTTGTCTTTTCCTAGTAATACTTTAAGACAACGTGTCAGTACTTTGAGAGACATGCATAAAGCAACAATGACACTATAGACACGGTCTCCATCTACATACGGAGGTATGCGATGCTTCATATTTGAACACGTTCATTGCTAGtcttttttattgtttttctctTCCTCATATACGGATTATTGACTTAAACATTGGAGAGCCAACGCTGGGACCCCTTCTATGACCCGACACTAACGCTCTTGGTTTTGCAAGACAACGAGGAGTATTCTTTCAATCAACACCAAAGTCATGTTCCTAACTAATCGTCTTTTCAACTTTCAAACATGATCATATAACACTAccattgatcatgtccgaaagtcgaggtgatggacgctggggatgtggtaCTCCTATTGACCGGACGTGGATCTCCGATGAGACTAGCCTGCAAGCACaaagcgtcagtgccgagccagagaGTGGTTCCCtgacgatggccctccgacgttcaagtcagacCTCCAGCGAAAGCAGCAAGCAAGCAAAGAAACGAAAGTAGCAGCGTAATTGTAGCTCCTTGGCCATCGCTACagtagctacagttacgctgtCACTTTCGTTTCTTTGCTTGTTTGTTGTTTTCGCCGgatgtctgacttgagcgtcggagggcaatCGTCGGAGAACCACTCCCTGACTTGACACTGACGCATTGTGCTTACAAGCTAATCTCATCGGAGGTCCACATCCGATCAACAAAAACATCATATCCTCAGCATACTTCGATTTTCGAACAAGATCAACCATCATATGAATCATCTATGTCAACTCATGGGAGACTCTTTATTGCATTCATCATGATTTGTACAATTCATGGTTGATTGTCTGCTGATATTACATTTGAATTCGGACACGCACTGATCTATTCCTAATTACGGTTTGTTTACTTGAGTAGAaacatcatcattttctctctcgATCTTTCGTTGTAAACACCGCTAGTGTTGTAGGCCTTAGGATGGGTTCCTCCTTCACGTGGACCTTGATCAATATTGGGCATTAGCCCGCAAGTTTCACCACCGTCAGATGGAATCATTGTGGCCGTCAGATTTAGGTCATGCTCTCAATCACTCTATCGTTCCTTTAAAGCCTCCTTCCACCACTCAGATGACCCTTCCTCAGGTTCTTTTCGCCCTCTAGTCTTCTGCGAGGCGGCGCCGGAGTGAGAGTCGAAGAATCGGTGAGATGGTGCAGAGGTTAACCTACCGCAAGAGGCATAGCTATGCCACCAAATCTAATCAGACTCGCGTCGTCAAAACCCCAGGTAAAAAGATCCGAATCTTTCTCGTTGATGGTCCAGTTTTCTCGAAGATTGATTCCATCGTCCATTTGATGTCCGTACagtctcttgtaaaagatttgtgATTTCATTAAGTATTGGTTCTGAAACTTTAGCATACAGCGCATGTGTTTCTCTTCCATGGATTTATTTACACTTTGTTTTGTTTCAAAAATGTAGGGGGGAAGCTCGTGTATCAGTACACGCATAAGAGAGCCAGCGGCCCGAAATGCCCTGTTACCGGGAAGAGGATTCAAGGGGTATGCAATTCGTAGCTTCTGATTTGCCGATGGATGTTTTGTTGAATGATTATCTTGTTAAAGAACTGTCATAGTCTAGATCTTTTGTAAATTGTATTGTTTTGAAACATATCTGGATTATTAGTGCAATGCTACATAGATGTACTTATTTTTCCCaggcataaaaaaaattaaatttcaacaaAAAATGGTCCTTCACAGATTTCGACAAAAGTCTACTGTAGGTGAAAACATCCTGCTTTTTGCAACAAATCTCTTAACGTTTTGGTTCTATTCAGTTGCCCTAAAATGGATGGCATGAATCCATGTGCCCTAATTTaacaaagaaaaatgaaagtaGATTAATGAAGTTTTATGAAAATATGTCGTCATTGATTGAACTgttgcatttatctttaataatttAGTGTTTTTTATTGTTCATATTCAATTTAAGGTTTGAGAATTGGCATTCGAATTGTTTGGAATGGTAAGTAATctatttaaaattacttttgtTGAAAAATGGTGTATATGACAAGAAAATGACCATTGTAATTCCTTGCTTAGTTCCCCTGAGTTTTTACATGATGTTGAAAGGTTCATTTGCAGGTTTTCACAGTGATGTGAAGTTTTTGTTTTTTGTCTGTTTAATCATTTCTGCTGCTTTACTATTAAAAATGGTATTTACAATCTTTATCAGCATGTTTCAAATCTGAAAGGTGGTATGTTGTATATAGTGCTTTTGGTAGAAAGACAATTCAGGCGTGTCCAAGCTGGATATCAATGATACCATGTGAACTTATAAGGTTGTCTAGACTTTGCTAATTTTGAGCTGTTTCTGCTTAATATGGAAATATAATGATCAATCATATTAATTGATACTATATTGCTCATCAAATTATCTTGTCTATTGAGTGCACCTCTTCACATTCATGGTTCAGTTTGTGCTGGTACAGTTTAAATTATAGATATTTTGGCATACTGATTTCTGGGGACATGGTTGCTCGCTGTTCATCTGCCATCTGGTTTTGCTTATTTGTCATATTTGAACTGAATTCCACCTTTGGTGGTATTTGGTCTATATGTTACCATGTCTATATCTAGTGACCACTGGTATCTTGTGGCCAAACTTTCCTGGATTTGACCTTTCTTCTTTAGACAACTATGTTGAAAATTTGTTCTAACAGCAGTTTGCTGTCTTTTCTTTTGTTGCTTTTATGTGCAACAAGTTAATTCTTTTCCACATGCATGCAAGTCTGAACGCATGAAAAAACTCATCTTTTGGTGCATATCTTTCTAATTGTAATTTTTATCTACATATTGAAAACCTGTTCGTCAAATGAATGCCTAGTATGTGTTCATTTCCCCTACTCAATGGGACTATCCTATCCATTTGTGCTTGCGGAGAGAATTATTTTGTCGAGCTCATTACTGATGCAATAAGAGATGTTGATTATATGCTATGTTTTTGTTAACAATAATAAGCCTTATATTCACTTGCCATTGTACTATATCTTGAGGATTACATATTTATTGTTTATTGAAATTTTTGTTCTTGATGAGATCTAAGGATTGATTTGTTTTTTCTCCCTAAAGTGGATGATACTCTTTGTTTGTTTTTCAGATTCCTCACTTGAGACCTACCCAGTACAAGAGATCCCGACTGTCCCGAAACAGGAGGACTGTTAACCGAGCCTATGGTGGAGTTTTATCTGGTGGTGCAGTAAGAGAAAGGTTGAAACTTGTGGTTTTGCTTGTTAGCTAGCTAACTGATCTCGCTAGATTCTGAATCTATCTTCGTCGATTTGCAGGATCATTCGTGCTTTTTTAGTCGAAGAGCAGAAGATCGTGAAGAAAGTTCTGAAGATTCAGAAGGCTAAAGAAAAGCAAACATCCAAGAGCTAAGCCATCATTTGAACAGAGTCAAGATGCCATCATTTGAAGAGTCTAAATGCTTTACTctcattttgaattttgtttgtttttcactCGATCTATATCTTTATGGCAACATTAAAGACAATAGTTGGTTGAATTGTTTGTCGTTTATCTGCATGCTGAACAAGTGAATTATTATATTTCCTGAAATCTAGTAGGTTTTTATTGGATGAGTATGGTGTTTCTATTCGTTATTTTATTCTATTCTGTATTTGTTTGCAACATTGGTCTtcagaaaataaatattttctaaacaatttttttttgctCCAtgtgtgttattattattattatctcaaATAATATGAGATTGGAAAAAGGACTAATATAACCATGTTTGATTGTGCGGCTGTCTATATATACATGTATATTTCTATATTCGTATTCATGACTAGTATTTTAAAAACATTGATGGGATAGTAATCCTAACATAATGCAAAGTTCTAATTGATTTCCGCCTTAGGTCCTGTTTGCTTCATAAGGAGGCGAAGGGAAAAAAATTTCCCATTTCTCAAATGATTTTCATCCAAGATTTTACCTTGAAATAAATAATCTTCACAGATTAAATGACAATTGATAGCACAGAGGCCCCACTCTGAGATTTGgttataaaaacaaaaataaaaaaataaaaatgaaaaaaaaatctagactACCCGAGaagttaaaaatagtaataaatagCATATTAGATCTTTGcaactttaaaaatttttggaaaaaaataaaaaaaaatttcttgttaTATGTTGGGGCTAATATCCCTATATCAGGGCCTGTATGCTCCTATACAGACTaagcataaaaaaatatatatatttttaaaaaaatttggatCACCATTAGGAAAATACAAAATAGTAATATgacatatttaaacttcttagaaattcaaaatttcacAGGAGTAAAATGAGTTCAATATTCTCATATCAAGTCCAAGGTTTCAGAAAACATGAAAACaaagaagatttattttttaaaaaaattttggacCATCACTAAGGAAGCTAAAACTAATAGAGAATATATTTGGACATAGGTACAACCTAAACTCTCTAAATCGATCAATATAACCTTTCTCATATTATCTCTGAGGTCATGGTACTACGATAAGACATCCAGATTGTTATCCAGACATCCACGATTTAAACTTCAGATACggcgtatttgtagaaatttttctccAAATGGAGAATGTAACTAGAAGATACTGAGCTTCTGGACTAATCGTCGCGTGcatttcccgatttatcctgatgaccgGTGTgaaacttccgtgggaccggACCGATCATctcagagatagtcaatgagactaatcgggattatcatttttttttcattttacttGATTAGAGTTTCAAGATTATGGTACCGCAATAAGACATCCAGATTATCGCTCAAGTATCTATGGTTTAATCCTTAGCTAtagtatatttataaaaaaatttcttttaaatagaGCATGTATTCGTCGTATGTACTTCTCAATTTATTTTAATGATCGATGAAAAAAATGGTATGAAGTCGatcatctaaaaaaaaaaaaaaaagggtagtCCATCAAAGTAATTAGGGTTATCATTTTATTTTACCCGATTGTAAGTATTTAGAATATTCATCGGATTTGATATAGCGTTTGTCGTTTGTAATGACATTATTTTACAGTCAACAATTGAATGGGATGAAATACGTTTTTCCTTATTTCCTTTAAAATAAACgaaggaaattaaaatttttatgctATTTATCACCTTTTCTCCTTTGCGTCGCGTCGCGCTTTCGTCCAAGTAAACACGGTCCCAATAAATATGATCCCTCGATCTAGGTTTCCACGTTTTACCTGTCAAAGACTGTGTTGTGTTTAATTCTCCTCCCCTTCTGCCGCCCCGCCGTCTCTCCCGTCGATCTCTTGCGTGGCGATGGCAGAGGGAAATTCCAAACCTCAGCCCGCAGTCTGGACTACCGTCAGGCCCTTCGTCAATGGCGGCCTCTCCGGCATGCTAGCTACCTGCGTTATCCAGCCCATCGATATGGTCAAGGTAAGTCCCTCACCTGAAcgcttcttcttcatcatctagGTATAGTTGATAAATGTTTATAAGCTGTTAGTGGATCTCAGATCTATTTTAGTCTTTAAGGTTTGGGTTGGTAAGGAGATTCATATGCGTTTCAGGTGAGGATCCAACTGGGGCAGGGGTCAGCTTCCCAAGTGACGAAGAACATGCTTGCCAACGAAGGCTTTGGCTCATTTTACAAGGTCTGATTCTCTCTCTTATGCCTCCTTGTGCTCTTTCCTGGCAGGCTGTTTGTAACGGTCGTACGATGAAGCAACTAATATATAGCAGTTTTATGTTTACGTCTGAGGGTAAGACTATTTGGAGGAAATCATAAACACTATCTCGGAAAGATGTTGGTTCTTAATGCATCTGGCAACCTTGAAACTGTGATTGTCTAGTAATATTTTGTGCGTTTTCAGCAATTTCATGAGTAAATTGTTGAACTTGGTGAGCATATTGATATATAAGTAAATGTTTATCTCAAAATTGGGTAATGATCTAATAATCATTATGTGCATTGCTTCTATTGTTACAGTGAGCATTATATGACTAAATTATTCCTATTTTGGAATAGAACATAATCCTATGGTAGCAAACAGTCATTACGCTGACCCCAGGTGCCCCTCAGAGCCCGTCCcaggttatgtgaagggaggtaaatcacggggtcAGTTTATAGCAAACCACCAAGTGGCTAGGGGGTGGGAGGGATATAACATAACCCTAGCTCTTTGTCAGTGGACAATAAGCATTGGTAGTGATGAGTGACTAGTGAGTGGGGGCAGCAGTTATGATGTTGggtgctaaacatgatgactgCAGACTTCATATGGTACCTTTGTAACAGCCTGCATGCTTCTCTTGTACCAGTGACTTGCATACAAAAAACATATATTGATATTGGTATATGCTTACTATGGTACACTAGTTGGACCCATATGTCTTTTTGTAAACAATTTCTTTCTCTGTTTCTAATCATCTCATCTTCTCCTACATGTTCTAATGAATAGTTGTCTATTCTAATTTTTCTGACGGACAAAATTGAAGTGTTCTTGTTCATGTTATTTTAAATTAGAGAGAAAAGATAAAGTAATGGAAACATATCCAAACAAATATTCCATCAAGGTGTTTTTGCAAAATCACTTTGAAGTCTATTACTGTCCTCAAATTGCTAATTAATTCCTCTAGATCAGATAACAAGTTATTTTATAGCAATGAAATTTACTTAATGTTTGCAAAATCCATCAGTTTTATTGCTAAGTCTTCTATATTTATACAAATTTGTCATAAGTCTCTTTTTTATTTCCAAGAGTGAAAATTTAGATTTGGTGTAGCATTTCTTACAAAAGTATATCTATTATCTGAATTCTGAAGCAATATTTAATGTATGTACATTTCACTGTTTGAAGAAGATTATGAATTTTTAGATTGAGGAATATTCTGTATGAGGTCATGAGATGTTAATTATAACACTAAGAGGGATTCAAATCAACAAATTACATAGTATCTTCATTCCTCTTCTTCTTATTCTCCACTTGTTTGCTACAAGCCACTCACAATGAACATAGGAAGCCAATCAAGAAGCAAAATTCAAATCAATGTTAATTGACTTGTTTTTACTTGAATAATTACATCTGCAGAGTGCAACAAGCAGCAATTTGTTGCTCTTTTGAGATTGGTTATTTAGACAAGCAATTCCTTGCTTTTGTGTTTGACGCCAAGTCAAATTTCCAACTGCCATTTTAATTGGTGCATGAACTACTCTTGATATCACCGCTTATGTTTTTGATTGTTTTTGGCATTGAGTCATTGgttacaaaaataataaaaatcaaaaatcaaaaatcaaagtgATCCTAACAAATGATGCAAGTCTTGCTATTATGCTACTTGTGATTTTTCGGTATATTTGGTAGAAGATATCTCATAATTCCATGTGCTACATTATTTCCATTTTGGAGGTTATGTTTGCCACATGGAGTCACAACCCTTTCCACGTGCAACTCTCAATTCTTGAGGTTCTTTTAAGGTGGATATCATTTGGTGAATTCTCCTCCAACATATCTAGAGTTTGCATGGCACTTTGTGATATGTTTGAGCAAACATTCACACCACGTTCCTTTGGTCTTCCAGGGAAAGTTGTTATCCTGTGTTCTTTCTTTTTTAGTACTCTAGTGCTGACCTTATACTTGAATTATCAGTGGCATGCCACTTTTGGTTTGTGGTTTGTGGAATGAAATGGACAGTGAATCGAATGGCTATGCCTAAGAAGTGAAATAGAATAAGTATTCTTTAGTTTGATTTATATTATGGGACAAACAGAATTGAATTATCTCAGTTCAGAGTATCTTAAATTTTGAtttacttagatattttttatgTAAAAAGTGACATTGCGGGATAACCAAGTACAACATATGGTCCGACTTTTTTCCCTTGTATACCCTGTATCATTACTATAGTAATCTGCTTGAATTGATTTCTTCATAGCTTTAAACTAATCAGTTATCTTCTAAACTGCTTTACAACTTCAATTTTTGGATTGACCTTTCCATCTTTTAGATATAAGTGTTGGACTTGTGCATTGTTTTAAAACAGGGATTATCAGCTGGTTTACTTAGGCAGGCTACTTACACGACGGCAAGATTGGGTTCCTTTAGGTACATTTTTCCTTATTATTTAAGTTGATATGACATATGCATATTCAGAGTTTGCTCTTGGATTTGACCTTTTTTACTATGCCTGGAGCTTGAATAGACAAGCCCAAAATCTACAAATCTTATATGAGCACAATTACTTTAGAAGCAAATCAGATGATTGAGCTTCTCTATCGGTCATTGGTCAATTTGTTTCTCTCAGTCTAATTGTTAAGATAAATTACTGAAAATTTAAAACTGCACCAAGTAACCTTTTATCTTAAGAAAAcattttattcaaattagaatTGGAACATTGTTATTTGGGGAAATGAGACCTTTTACATGTTGTAAGAAAACATTTGATTGCGAGTTGGCAACACCTCAATGGTTTTGCTCTGCATGAACAGTCACTGCACTATTGTTTGTTTGCGAGTTCATCATCAAAACTTAGTGAATTCTCGTTGCCGAACCTACACATCTTAGCATATTCAGTTCTTCTTCTTGATCAAATTAGACTTGATAGAGGTAGGTGATCACTGATCATCAATGTGGTAATATTCTGTTGAGAATGCTATGTTCATTTTCTCAACAATTACTAACCCTTGATTCTTTATTTAGGGTATTGACAAACAAAGCTGTTGAGGCTAATGATGGCAAACCACTGCCATTGCTCCAGAAAGCAGCTATTGGTCTGACAGCTGGAGCCATTGGAGCATCTGTTGGAAGCCCAGCTGATTTGGCTCTTATCAGGATGCAAGCTGATGCAACTTTACCTGCAGCTCAGCGGCGAAATTATAAAAATGCCTTCCATGCTCTATACCGTATCGTAGCGGATGAAGGAGTCCTGGCTTTGTGGAAAGGTGCAGGCCCCACAGTTGTAAGAGCAATGTCACTTAACATGGGTATGCTTGCATCATATGACCAGAGTGTTGAACTGTTCAGGGATTCTCTTGGCTTAGGCGAAGTTAGCACTGTGGTTGGTAAGATGCTTGACTATATTGAAGCTTGTTTCTATCTTTCCACTACCTGGTTCTTGATCTTATTGATCAATTGAGTTATGATACGAGTATTTCAGCTCGAGTAAGTTTCAATCACTAAAGTGTTTTGATATTTGTTTTTCTACATCATTATTTATACGGCAAATAAAAATTATGTGTTTTACATGGGTACTAAACAGTGATTTTCCATCAGTCGTCTATATATGGTTATTGACTTTCTAGGGTTCTTAAGCGGTTGTATCAGTAGCACTTCGCATGCTCAACTTGTTTCTGAATTTGAAATTGTGGTTTAATCCTCATGGCCAAAGTGGCAGGCAGCTCATACATTCAAATATGAAAGTTAATCGCCTTGGCTCTTATGGGCTTCCTAAGAATTTTTGAAACCATTCATGTCATATGTATTTCTACATTCACAAATTTTAATAGTAGCTTTGTGAGCATCTTCTTTTGCTTGCGAAAGGAGT from Zingiber officinale cultivar Zhangliang chromosome 6B, Zo_v1.1, whole genome shotgun sequence carries:
- the LOC121988589 gene encoding 60S ribosomal protein L34; this translates as MVQRLTYRKRHSYATKSNQTRVVKTPGGKLVYQYTHKRASGPKCPVTGKRIQGIPHLRPTQYKRSRLSRNRRTVNRAYGGVLSGGAVRERIIRAFLVEEQKIVKKVLKIQKAKEKQTSKS
- the LOC121988590 gene encoding mitochondrial dicarboxylate/tricarboxylate transporter DTC-like, whose protein sequence is MAEGNSKPQPAVWTTVRPFVNGGLSGMLATCVIQPIDMVKVRIQLGQGSASQVTKNMLANEGFGSFYKGLSAGLLRQATYTTARLGSFRVLTNKAVEANDGKPLPLLQKAAIGLTAGAIGASVGSPADLALIRMQADATLPAAQRRNYKNAFHALYRIVADEGVLALWKGAGPTVVRAMSLNMGMLASYDQSVELFRDSLGLGEVSTVVGASAVSGFFASACSLPFDYVKTQIQKMQPDANGKYPYTGSLDCAMKTLKSGGPFKFYTGFPVYCVRIAPHVMMTWIFLNQIQKLEKSIGL